The genomic stretch CAAGCCCTCCGGTAGCCCCGCCCTTAACGAGAACTCCAGCCTTAAAGAAAGCATCATGAACATCTACCAGCAGTGGTACTCCGTCAAGGTTCTTGACGCCTACACTGGCCTGGTCCAGAAGGATGGCCGCTACTTCGCGGTTGGTGCTGTTACCCACCGTACCCTGGCTAAGGAAAAGTCTAGCGGCAAGTCCGCCGGCAAGGAAAAGGCCAGCAGCGCTCCGGTGTTCTAAGCCTCCAGATATAATAAGCGAAAGGCCTGCTACCGCAGGTCTTTTTTTATGTAGAAAGAGCTTTTACAGAAAAGCGCCCTTATAAAGAAAACCACCGGCTTTCGTCGGTGGATTCCCTTTTTAAGTTCCGAGGTTTAGCCCTTCAGCTTGTCTAGGGCCTCGTTGGGGCCGATGACGAACAGCACGTCGTTTTCTTTGAAGGGGTAGTCGGCGATGTTACCGATCATGGGGGTGGGTTTCAGCGGGTCGCGGATGGCGATC from Fibrobacter sp. encodes the following:
- a CDS encoding TrkA family potassium uptake protein yields the protein PNMLDYLPFMEGFSIVELACPESFWDKTLKDLNLTHKYGIQVIAIRDPLKPTPMIGNIADYPFKENDVLFVIGPNEALDKLKG